GGCGTTGAAAAAATGATCTTGATCCGGGAAGCATCAAGCCACGGACCCAGCCATCCCTGAAGTCCGAAAATAAGAACAAAGATCAATCCCGAAATAACCGGCGAAACGGAAAACGGAAGATCAATCAGTGTAATTAAAAAATTCTTGCCGGGGAACTGAAACTTGGTAATGGCCCAGGCAGCCGCCAGCCCGAAGATAAGATTAAGCGGCACGCTGATGGCCGCCACCCAAAGCGTCAGGCGGATGGCAGCCAGAGCATCCGTTTCGTGCAGAGAGGCAAGGTAAACCGCCAGCCCTTTTTCCAGAGCTTGAGCAAACACCGCAGCCAGGGGCAATAGCAGAAAGAGCCCGAGAAAAAGGACGGCTATCCCCGTCAACAGCCAGCGGACCGGTGCGGGTTCAGTGAGATCCCTGCGTCTGCCCGGCGCTTTGATCAATTTTGTTTGTAAAGTATCCGACATACCCTTTTCCTTTCTTTAAGTTTCCGTCACTTTTCTGCTCCAGCGCTGGAGCACATTGATCATCAGGAGCATGATAAAAGAAGCAACCAGCATCACCAGAGCAATCGCCGTCGCACCGCTGTAATCGTACTGCTCCAGCTTGGTGATGATCAAAAGCGAGGTAATCTCCGAGACCATGGGCATATTACCGGCAATGAAAATGATGGAACCGTATTCTCCCACCGCGCGGGCAAAGGCCAGCGCAAAACCTGTCAGGATCGATGGGACGATGACCGGAAACAGAACATGATGAAATGTCTGCCAGCGGCTTGCCCCCAGAGAAGCGGCCGCTTCCTCCGTCTCCTTTTCAATGTCCTCGATCACCGGTTGCAGCGTCCTGACCACAAAGGGCAGGCCGATCACTGTCATGGCAATCACAATGCCCAGTGGCGTGTAAGCAACCCTGATACCCAACGGCTCTAAAAATGATCCGACCCAGCCGTTGGCCGAGTAAACCGTGGCGAGCGTTATGCCCACCACGGCTGTAGGCAGTGCGAAAGGCAGATCGACCAGAGCATCCATGATTTTACGACCGGGGAAGTCGTATCTGATCAAAACCCAGGCCACCAATGTGCCGAACACGGCGTTGATCAAAGCTGCGATGAGAGCGGCGCCGAAAGTGACGCGATAGGAAGCCATCACCCGCGGCGATGTCACCGCCGATACAAATGCCGCCCAGGTCATCCCCGCTGTGTTGATCACCAGCGCGGACAGCGGAATCAGGACAATGAGGCTGAGATAAAAAACCGTATAGCCCATCGTCGGCCCGAATCCGGGAAGCACATGTTGGTTTCTCAATCGCAAGTTCATGACAATTCCTTCTATTCCCTGCTCTTAATTCTTCGCGTATATCAGGTCGAAAACACCGCCATCGGAGAAGTGCGTCTTCTGTGCCTTCTGCCAACTGCCGAACACTTCCTCGAGAGTAAAGAGTTTCAGATTCGGAAGCCTGGAGGCTGCAGCAGCTATCTTCTTGTTGATTGGCCGGTAGTAGTGCCTGGCGGCAATCTTCTGTCCCTCGTCGCTATACAGGTATTTCAGATAGGCCTCGGCAATGGCACGTGTTCCGTGCTTCTCGACAACCTTGTCCACAATTGTTACGGGTGGTTCGGCCAGAATACTGACCGAGGGCGTGATGATCTCGAATTTATCCGGCCCCAGTTCATTGATGGCCAGAAAAGCTTCATTTTCCCAGGCAAGCAGTACATCGCCAATACCGCGCTGGACGAAGGTAGTCGTCGAACCACGGGCGCCGGAATCCAGGACCGGTACATTTTTAAAGAGTTTTTTGACAAATGCCTGGGCAGTGGCATCATTCCCACCCTTTTGCCGCAGGGCGTATCCCCAGGCAGCCAGGTAATTCCAGCGCGCGCCGCCGGAGGTCTTGGGGTTCGGAGTAATGACGGAGATGCCCGGTTTGATCAGGTCATTCCAATCGTGAATATTTTTCGGATTACCCTTGCGGACTAAAAATACAATTGTGGATGTATAAGGGGCGCTGTTATGGGGCAGTCTCTTCTGCCAGCCGGTTTTGATCAGGCCTTTCCCCTGAACCTCGTCGATATCATAGGCCAAAGCCAGGGTAACAACATCCGCCTCCAGGCCGTCGATGACAGAACGCGCCTGTTTACCGGACCCGCCGTGAGATTGCTTAATCGTCACCTGTTGCCCCGTCTTCTTCTGCCAGTCTTTAATGAACGCCTGGTTGAATTCCTGGTAAAGTTCACGCGTCGGATCGTATGAGACGTTGAGCAGGGTCACGGCCTCCGCAGCGGTAGCGGCTAACGACCAAGTCAGGATAATTGCAAAGAAAGCGATAAAAAATGCAAAAACCCGGCTGCCTGCAGTTAAGTAACTTCCAGCCTTATGACTGCTTCGATGAATGCTCAATTGCTGAGCACTATTTATATTGAACTTCTTGGTTATCATTTTATTTCTCCTTATATATTTCAGTTAACAAAAAACCCACTTCACGGTTTGTTCCTTTTTGCCGGTCAGCGGGTTCGTCAGTTCTTATTGATTTTGGTTTGCAATCACATCGACGAACATCCTTTTTCCCGACAACAACATATGCCCATAAGACACATGCCGGCGCATATAAGATATCTGCGCATGTAACCGGAAACATTGTTTTGTAATCTTTTTATCATTCTTTGTTTTTATTCTCCATTAAATCTATTGAAATACTAGATAATAGAAAAAAGGCGATCTGTCAAGAACTATTTTTAGTCTTCATCAAAGTATCGATATGGTTTTTAAATAATAATCAATAAATTCGTAATAATAAGATTATGCATACTTTTATTGAAGCACAGTAACTTCCATAATGGATAATTCTCTACTTTTTTAGTAGAGTAATGACCTCAAGAAGCCTGCCTGACGGAAAGAAACAATTAGTGAAAATAGATTGATTTTATAGGTAATTTTTTCTATTCACTTTGTGAAATAAAGGCCCCGCGTGTAATTTTGAAGATAACAAATTTATTACAATATCTTAGAAATGAACGGATATCCATGAGCCCCAGCAGATTGTTTAAAAAGAAGACACAAAAACAAAACACGTCTAAAACAGATCAAGGAGCGGTGGAATCACCAAAGATTAATAACGCGCTCAGCATTCAGGTCGCCACGGCGACAAGATGTATACAGTTGAATTTAGAATTAGTTAATTTTCTTGCAACATGCGAAGGCATAAATAAAGAACAACTTGCGGCCATAAGAGAGATCTTAAATCAATCTGCTCTGCCGGCATCTTATACTCAAAATATGCGGAAAATAACGGATACGGTCGAACGCAGTTTAGATGCCTTATCGCCCCTCCAGTTGGATGAATGGCGCAGCAATACAGCTAGTGACTTGTCAAAAGAGATGCTGATCTATCTGAAATTCGTAAATAAAATTGATCCACAACGTGCCGCGGAAATAGAAAAGACAGTCCAGTCGAAACTGATAAAAACATCATAGCTCTCGTTGACCCACGGGCATAATGCCCTCCGCTTTGCGGGATAAGTTAAGCAAACCAATTCCCTCGCGCTTCGCTTGTGGAATTAGAGTTTCACTAAGAATATGAACTTCAATCACACGCAACGTGATGCTGGCTAACGCGTATCGCGTTTCAGCCGTCCACCCTGCCCGCTGCCCACGGTTCGTCCGATATTCAGGATTCGCATAGAAAGACACGATGCGCAGGCTTCAGACGTTTCGTTGATGCAGGCCTTGTTGGGATAGATTTCATACATCACCCGGTACTGCGGCGGTGTCAGGTTGGGCATCACGATGTTGGCGCCGCGCATCAGGCCCAGTTCGCGGCCATCGGCTTTGTTGAGACTGGCCAGAGCCGTTGTGCTGGGGATGTTTGCCTCCGGGCAAACCAGGCGAGTCAGCGCAATAACTTTGTAGGTCATTTGTTCGGTATTCGGCACTTGATTGGCTGAAGCTTCCGGCAAACACTGCCCCAGCGGCGTTTCCGGATGAGGAATGAATGGGCCAACCCCGATCATGTCCAGATCCAATTCACGAAACGCCAGGATGTCGCATGCCAAATCTTCATAGGTCTGGCCGGGAATACCGATCATAATGCCGCTGCCCACTTCATAACCCAGCTTTTTTAGATTCGAAAGAATGGCAAACCTGTCCGACGGATGCTCTCCCAGAGGCGGATGAATCCGGTCATAAAGGTCCCTGTTGGAGGTTTCAAAACGGATGAGATAGCGGTTGGCACCGGCCTCGCGCCAGGCAATCAGGTCTTCATCCGGCCGTTCACCAAGGCTCAAGGTCACTGCCAGGGACGTTTCAAATTTGATCCGGCGGATAATATTGGCCATCCATTCCCGTGTAATGCCATAGTCCTCTCCCGCCTGCATAACGACGGTTCCATAACCGAAGTCGACAGCCTTGTGCACGTATTCCATAATTTCTTCTTCGGTCATGCGATAGCGCTCAATCTGGCTGTTGTCGGCGCTGATGCCGCAGTATCCGCAACGCCTGACGCAGATATTGGAAATTTCGATCAGGCCGCGCAGATGAACCTGATCGCCCACGTTGGCGATACGCGTATCGTTGGCCTTGCTCCAAAGCGTTTCCAGTTTCCGTTCATCTTCTTCGCGAAGCCAGGTAATTATTTCTTCTTCAATCATGATGATGAAATCCTGTTTTCAACCCAGACGCTGTCTGTCCCAAGTCTCCCGAAGCTGCCTTTGTGCTTTGAATATCGTTAACGTGCTATCGGAGCGCACCTTCTTCATGATGTGATACGATGGTATTGTATCCTGACTGTGAGAGGCGATCATCGCACCGATCGTTTTTTCTCTTTCTTCATCCAGACGGCCCACGGCCAGAATTGTCGGTCCGCGGAAATTGTCCGGTTCAAAAATACTCTGTCCATCTTTGGCGAGCGAAAGAAGACGCTCATTTTCTTCCTGGTTGCGCCCCAGGATAATCTTGAGATCAGGACACAGCCGGTAGTGACGGCCCAATGTTAACAGAACCAGATCACTGTGGTTGTAATCGGGTGTATGATCGAAAAGATCGCGCAGACGCGCGGCAATGACTTTGTCTGTAAGCAGGCATCCGCCTGCGGGACAGGGATAGTCTTTGACTCCCAGGTCTTCCGCCAGCGCGAATTGTTCCTTGCGGCCCCGCCCGGAAATATTGAGTAGTTTATCCCGATCCACAATCCCTTCGCGTTCCGGCAGCGTCGGTGCGAAATGCTGTGCCGAAAGAGGCCGGAGTATGAGGTCCTGCAAACCGCTTTCCTTCTCGATCAAACGAATCGTATGCCGCTGCTGAGACATCGGACGTTGCCCGAGGACTTCTCCCGTGATCACAAAAGATGCGCCCATCTCTGGCATCATCTCTTTGACCTTCCGCAGCATATAGATGCGGCAATCAATGCAGGCATTGATGGCGCTGCCATGGCCATGCGGCGGATTTTCCACCATCTTGATATAGTCCATTCCCTTGTGGATGACGTGAATGGGAACACCAAATTCTTCGGCAACCTGGCGCGCGTGCATTTTGCAGCCCGCCGTCTTGGGCGAACAGTTGCAAAAGACGCTGGTAAAATGAATGGCCGTGATATCGATGCCCTGATCAATCATCAGTTTTACGGCTAATGTGCTGTCTAACCCCCCGGAGAGCAGGGCTACAGCCTTTTTATTGATGTTCATATCAATCTATTACCTCTAATATTCTTGCTATTTATGCCGCCGTCCAGTCCGTCACATGAAATCCGGCCTGGGCAATCATCTCCATATCCTCTTCGTATCCCTGACCGGGCGTGGTGAGATAGCCTTTGGTGAAAATGGAGTTTGCCGCATAGAGAGACAAGGCCTGCATCGAGCCGAGACAGGCTTCCCGTCCGCCGGCTACGCGAATCTCCTTATCCGGATGGACAAAACGAAACATGGCAAGCGTTCGCAGACAATCTGCAGGAGTTAGTCTGGCCAAGTTTTCCAACGCAGTTCCCGGACGTGGATCGAGGAAATTCAGTGGAATGGAATCCACCTCAACTTCACGCAGGGCGAAGGCCATCTCCACACGATCTGCAAGTGTTTCTCCCATACCGATCAGGCCGCCACTGCATAGTTCCATTCCGGATGCCTTGACAATTTCTGCCGTTCTCTTACGGTCGGCAAAGCTGTGTGTTGTACAGATGGAAGGATAAAATCTTTCCGACGATTCCAGATTATGATTGAAGCGATCTACCCCGGCATTTTTCAACTTCAGCGACTGGCCGACTGTTAAGATGCCCAGTGACGCGCAAATCTGAATCGGAACTTCCTTTTTTATCTGACGAGCCGCCGCGCAGATAATTTCCAGATCTTCGGGGTCGGGCGCCCGGCCGCTCGTTACGATGCAGTAACGCATCGCCTTCATGCGATGGGCATCACGAGCACCTTCAACCAGCTCTTCCACTTTTTGCAACGCATATTGCGGCGAATCCGTATTGGCGCCTCCCGCTTGACTGCAAAAAGCGCAATCCTCAGTGCACAAACCGCTTTTGGCATTCTTGATGATATGAATGGTGACGTTGCGCCCAAAGTAATGCCGGCGAATAAGGAAGGCCGCTGCAAGAACACCAAGCAAATCGTCATCGGCGGACATCAGTAGATCAAGAGCTTCATCCTTTGATGATAGATCTCCATGTAAAATCCTTTGCGCACGTTGGAACCAAAACATTAGTCTTCTGCCCCGTTAAGGTGATTTTATTTAGATATATTTTCCCATAGGAAAATCTGGATGAGACAATAAGTTTGTCCTTCCACCTCTTTCGCCCACCGTCCATTTCTTACGGCATAAGATTATCACCGACTATTATACAACTGAACTAACATTACTTTAATTACTATCTTATTGGTAGTGATTAAATGGCAAGTTAAATTTTGTCAAGAATATTTTTACATCCGGGATGCAGTAAAATGATCATAGTAACACCTCAAGTCACGCAACATCCAGGCCAATCCTGGAATCTGATTATCATCGACGCAGCAAACTCAATCCATTGAACACGAACAACAAACTTACGCTCATGTCTGCAAAGACCGCCATCCACATCGTTGCCTGCCTGGTCAAAGCCAGAGCCAGAAACACTGCCGTGATGCAGAGTGCAAGCACAATGTTTTGTGGGTAGTGACTCATTTTGAATTAAAAAAAATTTTAATTACACTTTTGTTAAAAATGCGCTATTCGCTGTTGTAATATTAGGAATAATATAGTTTGAAAAATAATGACTAACACCAAACCTGTAAGGTTTGTGGTAGAAGAGATAAGTTTAATTTTTTTGTTCCAGATAACATATGGGAGGCTATTATACCTCCCATATTTAGAACAAGAGTAGTATGTTTATCGTGTTTTGATGATTTCGCATTTAAAAATAATATTGATTATTCGGAGTATTTAGAGGTTCCTTGTTTTACGGGAGATAGAGCGTCGTTTGAGTTTGAAGTGAAGTCGAGATCTAATATGGTGGATTAACTACAATTCCCAGCAGCTTTTTTTGCTTTGCATTCATTGCACAATTCACCAGTAGTTGGCTTTGAGGATTGTTCAATATAATCACTCTTGGGCCAGTTACTGCAATTTGAACAAAAATGCCACGTATCATTTCCTTTTCTTTTTCTATACGTGCTTGCCATAGTGGTTTTCCCCTCCTTTCTTGGATTTGTGGCGAATATTAGCACAATAGAACCGATAATCAATCAAAATAATTACATAAGATTAATAACTTCCTCCAGAGACCACGCATGATCTGCGATCCCTGCTTCCATTGCTGGTGTTACTCTTAAAGTCTTATGAATCCGACAAAAGTTATAATACATATAGTGCAGGGACAAATGATAAATGGTTTTCTACTTTCTTACTGAATCCATTTGTTAATCTGGAGAACCTTCTCATGCACATCCGCATGGTTAAGTTTTGCCGTTCAACATAGCTGGTAGAAACATTTTTCGGATCAGGATTTCCGCTAATTCTCTTTTTATCAGAACCCGTGCATCTAGCAGGGCTGTAAAGTGTTTCTTCTTGGCTTGATTCATATGACTTAACTAGCATTGCATAATCAATATCGTCATCGAAAGCATTATCAACAGCCTGTAAATATGCATGATGCCCGTCGGTCGTAAGCTGAACACGATTTATAAAGGCGTTCAGCAAGATCATCCATGAAAATCTTTGCGCTTTTCGCATCACGATTGCCCACCATGAAAGTAGGGACAAGCTTTTATCCGCGTCAATCGCAACCCATGTCCAAACGTCACCATAACCAAAGGTGTCTTTCTTGTCTTGAGGAACATTTTTAGCTTTGGCGTAACAGAATGTCCAAATCTCATCACACTTAATTGTTTTACACTTGAGATTGCGAAATACTTTATCCTGGTATTAGCGTAAGCCTCGCCTATTTCAGGTATGAATTTAAGCACGGTATTGAACGCAACATCACACATACGCGCTGTGCGCGAAGTAAATTGCCTTCTATAAGGCAGCTTAACATCTGTGTTCTTTTTGCTGTGTTTAGTTTATTCATCACCATTCTCCTCATGTTCGTTCTTGATGATTAACATGCATGAACAGGTCAAGCATGTTAATCATAAATTTAATAATTCTTAAATTTATATATTTTATATTGACAAGTGTATATTTAATTGCTATTACTATCTCCCAATGGGACTGGAAATAGTATTTAAAGATAAAAACCTCGATAGATTAGAAATTGATGCTGGTTTCAATGCCGGGCATCCACCTAATATTGTTAAGGCGTACAGAAGGCGGATGCAACAAATAAGGGCTGCGAAAGATGAAAGAGATTTTTATAATATAAAATCCTTAGGATATGAAAAATTGAAAGGAAATAGAAAGCACCAACATTCTATGAAATTAAATGATCAATGGCGTTTGATTTTAGAGTATGTGGAAAATGGAAACAGTAAAAGAATTTTAATAGTTAGTATTGAGGATTATCATCGTTAAGGAGAATTGCCATGGCAGAAAGAAGAGCCGCTGAAGTTTTTCCGCCGGGAGAATTTATAAAGGAAGAATTAGAAACGCGCAATTGGAATCAGACTGAATTGGCTGAAATTATTGGACGCCTCCCCAGTGTGATTAATGAGTTGATTTCTGGGAAGAGAGCTATCAGCCCAGAAATAGCAAAAGCATTAGGTGAAGCGTTTGGAACTAGCGCAGATTATTGGTTAAATTTGGAAAGCATGTATCAGCTTTGGCATGTTGCGGATACTGGTAATGTTATTTCACGTAGAGCAAGACTTTATAAAATAGCACCAATCAAGGAAATGGTCAAAAGACATTGGATTGAACCATCTGAAAATATTGATGTTCTTGAAAATACAGTAAAAGGTTTTTTCAAAATAGATGATTTAGATAATCCAATTCAGTTGCCATATGCCGCGCGTTGCAGCAGACAAGAAATACCGTCCGCTTCGCTCAACGCATGGTTAGTTAGGGCCAAGCAATTAGCCATTTGTGTAGATGCAAAACCATTTTCTGTTAAGTCATTTAGTAATTGTTTAGCACAATTAAAGAAATTAATGCCTAGTTTACAAGAAGTAAGACATGTCCCTAGAATTTTAGCAGAAAATGGCATTCGTTTCTTAGTATTGGAACACTTGCCGCAGACCAGCGTTGATGGCGTCACTTTCTGGCTTGATAATAAAAGCCCTGTGATTGTTCTTTCCTTGAGATCTGATAGGATTGATAATTTTTGGTACACATTGGCACATGAATTAGGACATGTAAAACGAAAGGATGGATT
This portion of the Deltaproteobacteria bacterium HGW-Deltaproteobacteria-6 genome encodes:
- the cysW gene encoding sulfate ABC transporter permease subunit CysW — protein: MSDTLQTKLIKAPGRRRDLTEPAPVRWLLTGIAVLFLGLFLLLPLAAVFAQALEKGLAVYLASLHETDALAAIRLTLWVAAISVPLNLIFGLAAAWAITKFQFPGKNFLITLIDLPFSVSPVISGLIFVLIFGLQGWLGPWLDASRIKIIFSTPGIVLATIFVTFPFVARELIPLMESQGRDEEEAALVLGASGLQTFFKITLPNIKWGVIYGVILCNARAMGEFGAVSVVSGHIRGATNTIPLHVEILYNEYNFAAAFAVASLLALLALVTLAVKSFVEWKMREQLS
- the cysT gene encoding sulfate ABC transporter permease subunit CysT, with translation MNLRLRNQHVLPGFGPTMGYTVFYLSLIVLIPLSALVINTAGMTWAAFVSAVTSPRVMASYRVTFGAALIAALINAVFGTLVAWVLIRYDFPGRKIMDALVDLPFALPTAVVGITLATVYSANGWVGSFLEPLGIRVAYTPLGIVIAMTVIGLPFVVRTLQPVIEDIEKETEEAAASLGASRWQTFHHVLFPVIVPSILTGFALAFARAVGEYGSIIFIAGNMPMVSEITSLLIITKLEQYDYSGATAIALVMLVASFIMLLMINVLQRWSRKVTET
- a CDS encoding sulfate ABC transporter substrate-binding protein is translated as MITKKFNINSAQQLSIHRSSHKAGSYLTAGSRVFAFFIAFFAIILTWSLAATAAEAVTLLNVSYDPTRELYQEFNQAFIKDWQKKTGQQVTIKQSHGGSGKQARSVIDGLEADVVTLALAYDIDEVQGKGLIKTGWQKRLPHNSAPYTSTIVFLVRKGNPKNIHDWNDLIKPGISVITPNPKTSGGARWNYLAAWGYALRQKGGNDATAQAFVKKLFKNVPVLDSGARGSTTTFVQRGIGDVLLAWENEAFLAINELGPDKFEIITPSVSILAEPPVTIVDKVVEKHGTRAIAEAYLKYLYSDEGQKIAARHYYRPINKKIAAAASRLPNLKLFTLEEVFGSWQKAQKTHFSDGGVFDLIYAKN
- a CDS encoding [FeFe] hydrogenase H-cluster radical SAM maturase HydE: MIEEEIITWLREEDERKLETLWSKANDTRIANVGDQVHLRGLIEISNICVRRCGYCGISADNSQIERYRMTEEEIMEYVHKAVDFGYGTVVMQAGEDYGITREWMANIIRRIKFETSLAVTLSLGERPDEDLIAWREAGANRYLIRFETSNRDLYDRIHPPLGEHPSDRFAILSNLKKLGYEVGSGIMIGIPGQTYEDLACDILAFRELDLDMIGVGPFIPHPETPLGQCLPEASANQVPNTEQMTYKVIALTRLVCPEANIPSTTALASLNKADGRELGLMRGANIVMPNLTPPQYRVMYEIYPNKACINETSEACASCLSMRILNIGRTVGSGQGGRLKRDTR
- the bioB gene encoding biotin synthase BioB, whose translation is MFWFQRAQRILHGDLSSKDEALDLLMSADDDLLGVLAAAFLIRRHYFGRNVTIHIIKNAKSGLCTEDCAFCSQAGGANTDSPQYALQKVEELVEGARDAHRMKAMRYCIVTSGRAPDPEDLEIICAAARQIKKEVPIQICASLGILTVGQSLKLKNAGVDRFNHNLESSERFYPSICTTHSFADRKRTAEIVKASGMELCSGGLIGMGETLADRVEMAFALREVEVDSIPLNFLDPRPGTALENLARLTPADCLRTLAMFRFVHPDKEIRVAGGREACLGSMQALSLYAANSIFTKGYLTTPGQGYEEDMEMIAQAGFHVTDWTAA
- a CDS encoding plasmid maintenance system killer protein, with the translated sequence MEIVFKDKNLDRLEIDAGFNAGHPPNIVKAYRRRMQQIRAAKDERDFYNIKSLGYEKLKGNRKHQHSMKLNDQWRLILEYVENGNSKRILIVSIEDYHR
- the higA gene encoding addiction module antidote protein, HigA family; protein product: MAERRAAEVFPPGEFIKEELETRNWNQTELAEIIGRLPSVINELISGKRAISPEIAKALGEAFGTSADYWLNLESMYQLWHVADTGNVISRRARLYKIAPIKEMVKRHWIEPSENIDVLENTVKGFFKIDDLDNPIQLPYAARCSRQEIPSASLNAWLVRAKQLAICVDAKPFSVKSFSNCLAQLKKLMPSLQEVRHVPRILAENGIRFLVLEHLPQTSVDGVTFWLDNKSPVIVLSLRSDRIDNFWYTLAHELGHVKRKDGLTDVIIDTNLVGNEYYLNDIQSEAEQQANLFAADFLINQSDLNNFIARVRPLYGTTKIIGFAQRIGVHPAIVIGQLQFKGEIPWSSFRKMLDKMRHVLIPSALTDGWGQTVTL